In Euphorbia lathyris chromosome 9, ddEupLath1.1, whole genome shotgun sequence, the following are encoded in one genomic region:
- the LOC136205950 gene encoding putative MO25-like protein At5g47540 yields the protein MKGLFKSKPKTPVDIVRQTRDLLIFADRSPSSDSRDAKREEKMIELSKNIREMKSILYGNSESEPLSEACAQLTQEFFRENTLRLLIICLPKLNLETRRDATQVVANLQRQQVQSRLIASEYLEKNTDLLDILISGYDNTEMALHYGGMLRECIRHQTIARYVLESEHMKKFFDYIQLPNFDIAADAAATFKELLTRHKSTVAEFLSKNYDWFFAEYNLKLLESTNYITRRQAIKLLGDMLLDRSNSGVMTRYVSSRDNLRILMNLLRESSKSIQIEAFHVFKLFAANQNKPADIISILVANRSKLLRLFADFKTDKEDEQFEADKAQVVREIAGLEPRERT from the exons ATGAAGGGACTCTTCAAATCCAAGCCCAAAACTCCTGTCGATATTGTTCGGCAGACTCGAGATCTCCTCATCTTTGCCGATCGTTCCCCCTCCTCTGATTCCCGAGATGCCAAACGTGAAGAGAAG ATGATAGAGCTATCTAAAAATATAAGGGAGATGAAGTCGATTCTATATGGCAATAGTGAATCTGAACCGCTCTCAGAAGCTTGTGCACAATTGACTCAAGAGTTTTTCAGAGAAAATACTCTCCGCCTTTTGATCATTTGTCTTCCAAAGTTAAACTTGGAG ACCCGAAGAGATGCCACTCAAGTAGTTGCAAATCTACAAAGACAGCAAGTGCAATCACGGTTGATTGCATCTGAATACTTGGAAAAAAACACGGATCTTTTGGATATTTTGATATCAGG TTATGACAACACAGAAATGGCATTACACTATGGTGGAATGCTGAGGGAGTGCATACGTCACCAGACTATTGCAAG GTATGTTCTTGAATCAGAACATATGAAGAAATTCTTTGACTATATACAACTTCCAAATTTTGACATTGCAGCAGATGCCGCTGCCACTTTTAAG GAACTCCTAACAAGGCATAAATCTACTGTGGCGGAATTTCTTTCAAAGAATTATGATTGG TTCTTTGCAGAATATAACTTGAAGTTGCTAGAATCTACCAATTACATAACCAGGCGGCAAGCTATCAAG CTGTTGGGGGATATGTTACTGGATCGCTCAAATTCAGGTGTGATGACAAGATATGTCAGCTCAAGGGATAACTTGAGGATCCTTATGAATCTCTTAAGG GAATCAAGTAAAAGCATTCAGATAGAAGCATTTCATGTTTTCAAG CTTTTTGCGGCAAATCAAAATAAACCTGCTGACATCATTAGCATACTTGTGGCAAATAGAAGCAAGCTCTTGCGTTTATTTGCTGATTTCAAAACCGATAAAG AGGATGAACAGTTTGAAGCAGACAAAGCTCAAGTTGTGAGAGAAATAGCTGGTCTTGAACCTAGAGAGCGGACATAA